In the Pseudoalteromonas tunicata genome, one interval contains:
- a CDS encoding YybH family protein, protein MKAQENAWNEGNLTAYMAGYWHSEQLRFVGKNGIKFGWQATLDNYKKSYSTKEKMGTLKFNNIDIEVTESTAFVLGKWQITLKEDVVSGYNSLFWKKIDNKWRIVIDHSS, encoded by the coding sequence ATGAAAGCCCAAGAAAATGCTTGGAATGAGGGAAATCTTACAGCGTACATGGCCGGCTACTGGCATTCAGAACAACTTAGATTTGTTGGCAAAAACGGTATTAAGTTTGGTTGGCAAGCGACATTGGATAATTATAAAAAAAGTTATTCAACTAAAGAGAAGATGGGCACACTTAAGTTTAATAATATCGATATAGAAGTCACAGAAAGTACTGCTTTTGTACTTGGAAAGTGGCAAATTACACTCAAAGAAGACGTTGTAAGTGGCTATAACAGCTTATTTTGGAAAAAAATAGACAACAAATGGCGTATAGTCATTGATCATTCAAGTTAA
- a CDS encoding acyl-CoA dehydrogenase, protein MSLRTTLKKVLPSISITEQEALDAGDVWLEGSIYRGKPDFSALRAVPNGQLTAEEQAFLDGPVMELLELIDDTEIQNGKHLPDYILDFLKKERFFSLIIPKAYGGREFSPYANSTIVATIATKSSGVAVTVMVPNSLGPGELLMHYGTEEQRSFWLPRLSNGTDIPCFALTSPEAGSDAGGIPDQGIVTKGLYQGKEVLGLSITWDKRYITLAPIATVLGLAFKVRDPEGLLGAKEDLGITCALIPREHPGVELGNRHDPMGIRFYNGTTRGEKVFIPMDFIIGGQKNIGRGWQMLVSCLGAGRGISLPALGCSTSQVALKSASEYAAVREQFGLSIGQFEGIQEKLADIAGKTFLQEAMRVLTTEGLGLGLKPSVVTAIAKYHMTEIGRDTLNSAMDIQAGKAIQCGPQNTLAKGYVAQPIAITVEGANILTRNLMIFGQGVMRCHPYLQSMVEAIHSDDKNADKEFNKIFRKTVGYSVANSLRSFRLGLLPFTASASSELAEVKQYEKSVQKLASKLAVYADFSLLVLGGKLKQAELLSARLGDVMSYLYAAMACIRFYEQKVTVDERNQAAPYFHYATRWALMNAENALLAFLDNFPSGATRKFMRLITVTYSAKMPKISDNLIRELAEQAQLNTSFKKKLTHLVRSVPGDGHYINEQAYLAKLACLDLLKKVKQALRSKQIKAGVRFAETLENALNAKVVTADEYKQLIDYNLKRERAIRVDEYDYDLELVAAQSELKVANS, encoded by the coding sequence ATGAGCTTACGAACAACATTAAAAAAAGTATTACCTAGTATTTCTATTACCGAACAAGAGGCGCTTGACGCAGGCGATGTATGGTTAGAGGGCTCGATTTATCGAGGCAAACCAGATTTTTCTGCATTACGTGCTGTGCCAAACGGTCAATTAACGGCTGAAGAACAAGCCTTTCTTGACGGCCCAGTAATGGAGTTACTTGAACTTATTGATGATACAGAGATTCAAAATGGTAAGCATTTACCAGATTACATCTTAGATTTTCTTAAAAAAGAGCGTTTCTTCTCTTTAATCATTCCTAAAGCATACGGTGGTCGCGAGTTTAGTCCATATGCTAATTCAACTATCGTAGCAACAATTGCTACAAAAAGTTCAGGTGTTGCAGTAACTGTAATGGTGCCTAACTCATTAGGACCAGGTGAATTATTGATGCATTATGGTACAGAAGAGCAACGTTCTTTTTGGTTACCACGCTTGTCAAATGGTACAGATATTCCTTGTTTTGCACTAACAAGCCCTGAAGCTGGCTCTGATGCTGGCGGAATTCCAGATCAAGGCATTGTGACTAAAGGTTTATATCAAGGCAAAGAAGTACTTGGTTTAAGTATTACTTGGGACAAACGTTATATTACATTAGCACCAATAGCGACAGTGTTAGGTCTTGCATTTAAAGTACGTGATCCTGAAGGGTTATTGGGTGCGAAAGAAGATTTAGGTATTACTTGTGCACTTATTCCACGTGAACATCCAGGCGTAGAACTTGGTAATCGCCATGACCCTATGGGGATCCGTTTTTATAATGGTACAACCCGTGGTGAAAAAGTGTTTATTCCAATGGATTTCATTATCGGTGGACAAAAAAATATTGGTCGTGGCTGGCAGATGCTTGTTAGCTGCTTAGGTGCAGGCCGTGGTATTTCTTTACCTGCTCTAGGTTGTTCTACAAGTCAAGTTGCTTTGAAATCTGCGAGTGAGTATGCCGCAGTTCGTGAGCAGTTTGGTTTATCAATTGGTCAGTTTGAAGGTATTCAAGAAAAGCTTGCCGATATTGCAGGTAAAACATTTTTGCAAGAAGCGATGCGCGTATTAACAACTGAGGGCCTAGGATTAGGTTTAAAACCATCAGTTGTAACTGCTATTGCTAAGTATCATATGACTGAAATTGGCCGTGATACGTTAAATTCAGCAATGGATATTCAAGCAGGTAAAGCAATTCAGTGCGGCCCACAAAATACGTTAGCAAAAGGTTATGTTGCTCAACCAATTGCTATTACGGTTGAGGGGGCCAATATCTTAACGCGTAATTTAATGATTTTTGGTCAAGGTGTAATGCGTTGTCATCCATACCTGCAGTCTATGGTTGAAGCAATTCATAGCGATGACAAAAATGCGGATAAAGAATTTAACAAAATATTCAGAAAAACGGTTGGTTACAGTGTAGCAAACAGTTTACGCTCATTCCGTTTAGGTTTATTACCTTTCACTGCAAGTGCTTCTTCAGAACTTGCAGAAGTAAAACAATATGAGAAATCAGTACAAAAGTTAGCATCTAAACTAGCCGTTTATGCCGATTTTTCGTTATTAGTGCTAGGTGGTAAACTAAAACAAGCTGAGTTGTTATCTGCTCGTTTAGGTGATGTGATGAGCTATTTATATGCAGCAATGGCATGTATCCGTTTCTATGAGCAAAAAGTGACTGTAGATGAGCGTAATCAAGCGGCTCCATACTTTCATTATGCAACACGTTGGGCATTAATGAATGCTGAAAATGCGTTATTAGCGTTCTTGGATAACTTCCCATCGGGTGCAACACGGAAATTCATGCGCTTAATCACTGTAACCTACAGCGCTAAAATGCCGAAAATTTCTGATAACTTAATTCGCGAATTAGCAGAGCAGGCGCAATTAAATACATCGTTCAAGAAAAAGCTAACACATTTAGTTCGCTCAGTACCAGGTGATGGTCACTATATTAATGAGCAAGCATATCTCGCCAAACTAGCATGTTTAGATTTACTGAAAAAAGTGAAGCAAGCTCTTAGAAGTAAACAAATTAAAGCAGGTGTAAGATTTGCTGAAACTCTAGAGAATGCGCTTAATGCTAAAGTTGTCACTGCTGATGAGTACAAGCAATTAATTGATTACAACCTAAAACGCGAAAGAGCAATTCGTGTCGATGAGTACGATTATGATTTAGAGTTAGTAGCAGCTCAAAGTGAGTTAAAAGTAGCTAACTCTTAA
- a CDS encoding cytochrome b562 — translation MKILIAFSFTLFFFSHTVLAQNDLEVTMKNMALSYKNTMQAQNVDSLINHLNEFKSLVLKSKELGFPPEKSVVSIEGIDKVLVLINKAEVLAKNGQLLEAQSILKSVDGLRKEYHKYHEPSLWQLIFG, via the coding sequence ATGAAGATTCTGATTGCTTTTAGCTTTACACTTTTTTTCTTTTCTCATACTGTTTTAGCTCAAAATGACTTAGAGGTGACCATGAAAAATATGGCACTCAGTTATAAAAATACCATGCAAGCCCAAAATGTTGACTCATTAATCAACCATTTAAATGAATTTAAATCGTTGGTACTCAAAAGCAAAGAGCTTGGATTCCCGCCAGAAAAAAGTGTCGTATCAATTGAAGGGATTGATAAAGTACTTGTGCTAATAAATAAAGCCGAAGTACTTGCAAAGAATGGTCAACTACTTGAAGCGCAATCAATATTGAAATCAGTTGATGGACTTCGTAAAGAATATCATAAGTATCATGAGCCAAGTCTTTGGCAATTGATATTTGGTTAA
- the ykgO gene encoding type B 50S ribosomal protein L36, which translates to MKVLSSLKSAKTRHKDCKIVKRKGRLYVICKSNPKFKAVQK; encoded by the coding sequence ATGAAGGTGCTGAGTTCACTAAAATCAGCTAAAACAAGGCACAAAGACTGTAAAATCGTGAAAAGAAAAGGCAGACTTTACGTTATTTGTAAGAGTAATCCGAAATTTAAAGCTGTACAAAAATAA
- a CDS encoding type B 50S ribosomal protein L31: MKPNIHPSYQQVVFHDTAADKFFIIGSTLSTSRTIELKGITYPYVPIDVSSESHPFYTGKQKVNKSDGRVAKFNQRFGVLGSKK; encoded by the coding sequence ATGAAACCAAATATCCACCCTTCTTACCAACAAGTGGTTTTTCACGATACCGCAGCAGATAAATTTTTTATCATCGGCTCAACATTATCAACCTCTAGAACTATTGAATTAAAAGGCATCACTTATCCTTACGTGCCTATTGATGTATCGAGTGAATCTCACCCATTCTATACAGGCAAACAAAAAGTAAATAAATCTGATGGCCGTGTAGCAAAGTTCAATCAACGATTTGGTGTATTAGGAAGTAAAAAATGA
- a CDS encoding DUF6058 family natural product biosynthesis protein, whose translation MTLFEYLSNHYYDQTQLLQSCQVDEETLLQWQEKGLFPKPAYRLNSEIECSSYYGLHKCTEYWDYFARGYDKWAKLLLSQTEISASKAYEIFYHKYCNHLSLLAQQGLYSQDECFNDDLHEHVQNQWQHFLNGKFGLITQNGLIEEIVEVELAINIISTVTELNTKKELDDEERQTVRLAIKKLSKSLSHFAPHERKQSYRTRFIDNTIKLYNLKA comes from the coding sequence ATGACGTTATTTGAATATCTATCAAATCATTATTATGACCAAACACAACTATTACAAAGTTGCCAAGTAGATGAAGAAACGCTACTACAATGGCAAGAAAAAGGATTATTCCCAAAACCAGCATATCGACTTAATAGTGAAATTGAATGCAGCTCGTATTATGGTTTGCATAAGTGTACTGAATATTGGGATTATTTTGCTCGCGGCTACGATAAATGGGCTAAATTGTTACTCAGTCAAACCGAGATTTCAGCGTCCAAAGCGTATGAAATTTTTTACCACAAATATTGCAATCATTTAAGTTTACTGGCGCAGCAAGGCTTGTATAGTCAAGATGAATGTTTTAATGATGATTTACACGAACATGTACAGAACCAATGGCAGCATTTTCTGAATGGCAAATTTGGCTTAATAACTCAAAATGGCTTAATAGAAGAAATTGTAGAGGTTGAACTGGCCATAAATATTATCAGCACCGTCACTGAACTAAATACAAAAAAAGAGCTTGATGACGAAGAACGTCAAACAGTGCGCCTAGCCATCAAAAAACTAAGTAAATCATTAAGCCACTTCGCTCCCCATGAGCGAAAACAAAGTTACCGGACGCGATTTATCGACAATACAATTAAACTATATAATTTAAAAGCCTAA
- the dapA gene encoding 4-hydroxy-tetrahydrodipicolinate synthase yields the protein MRSIEQLKNASLITAIKTPYQANGEIDLNAYDQLVLAQIDADVDGIVVGGTTGEGQLMNWEEHLMLIAHSVAKFSDKLIIVGNTGSNNTREAIKATQYGFATGMDAALQINPYYGRSSIAGVKEHLSRVLALGPAFIYNVPGRTGQDLTPEILIPFASHPNFIGIKECAGNERIADYERQGIACWSGNDDEAHDARHLFGSHGVISVTSNLVPNIMRQLMDKSNPALNTHTQPLMNWLFCEPNPIAINTALMMTGAVKPVFRLPYVPLTHSQREIGLSLMSEFDVNELVGGKANHLSDDAFILTA from the coding sequence ATGCGCTCAATTGAACAACTAAAAAACGCTTCTCTTATCACTGCAATCAAAACACCTTATCAAGCCAATGGTGAAATTGACTTAAATGCTTACGATCAACTTGTGCTTGCTCAAATTGATGCAGACGTAGATGGCATCGTTGTTGGTGGCACAACGGGCGAAGGTCAGCTCATGAATTGGGAAGAGCATTTAATGTTAATTGCTCATAGTGTTGCCAAATTTTCAGATAAACTCATCATCGTTGGTAATACAGGAAGTAATAATACCCGTGAAGCGATAAAAGCTACCCAATATGGTTTTGCCACAGGAATGGATGCTGCACTGCAAATCAATCCTTATTATGGTCGCTCATCCATTGCTGGTGTGAAAGAGCATTTGAGTCGAGTCTTAGCGCTGGGGCCTGCGTTTATTTATAATGTGCCGGGTCGTACTGGACAAGACTTAACGCCTGAAATACTCATTCCCTTTGCGTCACACCCTAATTTTATCGGCATTAAAGAGTGTGCGGGTAACGAACGTATTGCTGATTATGAGCGTCAGGGTATAGCCTGTTGGTCGGGAAATGATGATGAGGCCCATGATGCTAGGCATTTATTTGGCTCACATGGTGTCATTTCAGTTACATCAAATCTGGTTCCAAACATTATGCGCCAACTAATGGATAAATCTAATCCAGCCTTAAATACGCACACTCAGCCACTCATGAATTGGCTTTTTTGCGAGCCAAATCCAATCGCTATCAACACCGCATTAATGATGACAGGTGCGGTAAAACCGGTTTTTCGTCTTCCTTATGTCCCATTAACTCATTCACAGCGTGAAATTGGCCTGTCATTAATGAGTGAGTTTGATGTAAACGAATTAGTTGGTGGTAAAGCAAATCATCTTTCTGATGACGCCTTTATTCTAACTGCTTAA
- a CDS encoding DEAD/DEAH box helicase: MNFKSFSFAPEILRAIDECGYTELSPVQRLAIPHVRRGHDVLANAQTGTGKTAAFALPILQKLIDTPTPRVASNAKALVLAPTRELAEQIANSFERYGKYLDISVAAIFGGVSHKGQAIKLKAGADIIVATPGRLLEHIQMCNVSLSNVSFLVLDEADRMLDMGFINDIKMLMAAVNDERQTLLFSATYPSSMKQFSASVLKQPKIVQATKDNSTAETVQHVVYPVEERRKNELLSELIGRKNWHQVLVFVNMKETASSVVEELNQFGISAAVCHGDKTQGARRRALREFKEGKVRVLVATEVAARGLDIVGLERVINVDLPFLAEDYVHRIGRTGRAGNIGQAVSFVSREEEHTLANIEALIGTSIRRIYYPGFEVSSRDNLIKTIHSTPSHRRRKARVNSVGGQEQGEARIKNRSKIANVRNAIKNTKPTLKK, translated from the coding sequence ATGAATTTTAAGTCTTTTAGTTTTGCCCCTGAAATATTACGAGCGATTGATGAATGCGGTTATACCGAACTAAGTCCGGTTCAACGTTTAGCTATCCCTCATGTTCGCAGAGGCCATGACGTGCTAGCTAATGCGCAAACAGGGACCGGTAAAACGGCTGCGTTTGCCTTACCTATTTTACAAAAACTCATTGATACTCCAACGCCAAGAGTTGCTTCAAATGCCAAAGCGCTTGTACTTGCACCTACACGTGAACTTGCAGAGCAAATAGCAAACAGCTTTGAAAGATATGGTAAGTATTTAGATATTAGCGTGGCTGCAATATTTGGTGGTGTAAGTCATAAAGGCCAAGCGATTAAGCTTAAAGCGGGGGCAGACATTATCGTTGCAACGCCGGGTCGTTTACTTGAACATATCCAAATGTGTAACGTGTCTTTATCTAATGTTAGTTTTCTAGTGCTTGATGAAGCTGACCGCATGTTAGATATGGGGTTTATTAACGATATCAAAATGTTAATGGCCGCAGTGAATGATGAAAGACAAACTTTATTATTTTCGGCAACTTACCCAAGCTCAATGAAACAGTTTTCGGCTTCCGTTTTAAAGCAGCCTAAAATCGTCCAAGCTACAAAAGACAATTCAACAGCAGAAACAGTGCAACACGTTGTTTATCCAGTTGAAGAGCGCAGAAAAAATGAATTATTGTCAGAGTTGATTGGCCGTAAAAATTGGCATCAGGTACTCGTATTTGTAAACATGAAAGAAACAGCGAGCAGTGTGGTTGAGGAGCTCAACCAGTTTGGTATTTCTGCTGCTGTGTGTCATGGTGACAAAACTCAAGGTGCACGCCGTCGAGCTTTACGTGAGTTTAAAGAAGGTAAAGTTCGTGTATTAGTGGCAACCGAAGTTGCAGCTCGTGGCCTTGATATCGTTGGTTTAGAACGCGTTATTAACGTTGATTTACCTTTTCTAGCGGAAGATTATGTTCATCGTATTGGACGTACAGGTCGAGCTGGTAATATTGGTCAGGCGGTATCATTTGTTAGTCGTGAAGAAGAGCATACCCTTGCAAACATTGAAGCCTTGATTGGTACATCAATTCGTCGAATTTATTATCCAGGCTTTGAAGTCAGTAGCCGTGATAATTTAATTAAAACAATTCACAGCACACCTAGCCATCGTCGCCGTAAAGCACGAGTTAATAGTGTCGGTGGTCAAGAGCAAGGTGAAGCGCGCATCAAAAATCGCTCAAAAATTGCAAATGTACGTAATGCGATAAAAAACACAAAGCCTACTTTAAAAAAATAA
- a CDS encoding carbohydrate binding family 9 domain-containing protein produces MFDSKKYIAALASLYFCFIPLSSAQMTKQQFNLVHQSAAIEIDGELTEAAWQQATHIPLIYRNEPVGDLTPPVKTDAYIFEDGESLYVAFIAHDPDPTKIRAALRDRDDLWADDNVALMIDTFNDERTGYEFYVNPFGAQGDMAMSDVNGWAEDASWNAIWDSAAKITTEGYVVEMRIPFSALRFPKGGAQQTWSIAVWRNYPREVLYQMANVGFDLDVACSLCQFDKLVGLSNIPETKNIQIVPSLTALRHDEKPILPSAWQAGEVDKELGVDLRWGFTQDAVINATINPDFSTVEADTIQLDINSNDSLYYDEKRPFFLDGASFFKTNHFNLLYTRNIAAPDYGVKLTGKSDNHSYGILLTDDENTNLIIPSNQGSSLANLDEKSKVAALSYQLDIGEQNNLAIMSTHRETQSYHNTVLSIGGGYWFNPSDSLQYQVSYSDTENSNELQQYFSLDKHQQGAAYKLELSRENRDYHLYGSLENVATDFRADLGYEPEVDYKNITLGGGQTWYGDNQDILTSWEYETEWDKTFAQNGDLLEEEFELIFLVKGQMRSYARLGLTHTDEFYFDDFFKQNSAYIQAGFYPSQNIKLTLFTEYGSEIDYHHARLGDSFTFEPDLTWDVNNHLQIVLSHKFNYLELDGERLFTANVTDLRLYYKFNMQSMLKLILQYENIDKDQQLYQREISEVNKDYGTQLVYSYKLNAQTLFYLGYSDTGYQDDDLKSLQRNQRTFFTKFSYAWQL; encoded by the coding sequence ATGTTCGACTCTAAGAAATATATTGCCGCGTTAGCAAGTCTCTACTTTTGTTTTATCCCACTATCTTCAGCCCAAATGACTAAGCAACAGTTCAATTTAGTGCACCAAAGTGCAGCTATTGAAATAGATGGTGAATTAACTGAAGCAGCTTGGCAACAGGCAACTCATATTCCGTTAATCTACCGTAATGAACCGGTTGGTGATTTGACTCCGCCAGTTAAGACCGATGCGTATATATTTGAAGATGGCGAGAGTTTGTATGTTGCATTTATCGCTCATGATCCGGATCCAACAAAGATTCGTGCTGCATTGCGTGATCGTGATGATTTATGGGCCGATGATAACGTTGCCTTAATGATAGATACGTTTAATGATGAGCGAACAGGCTATGAGTTTTACGTTAATCCTTTTGGTGCTCAAGGTGACATGGCTATGAGCGATGTTAACGGCTGGGCTGAGGATGCGTCATGGAACGCGATTTGGGACAGCGCTGCAAAAATTACCACTGAAGGTTATGTGGTTGAAATGCGCATTCCTTTTAGCGCACTACGTTTTCCAAAAGGTGGAGCGCAGCAAACATGGAGTATTGCGGTATGGCGAAATTATCCGCGCGAAGTTTTGTATCAAATGGCTAATGTTGGTTTTGATCTTGATGTTGCTTGTAGTCTATGCCAATTTGATAAGCTAGTTGGTTTATCCAATATTCCAGAGACAAAAAACATTCAAATTGTCCCTTCTTTAACAGCTTTACGTCATGATGAGAAACCAATTTTACCAAGCGCTTGGCAAGCAGGAGAGGTTGATAAGGAATTAGGCGTTGACCTGCGTTGGGGGTTTACACAAGATGCAGTGATAAATGCAACCATCAATCCTGATTTTTCTACGGTTGAAGCAGATACAATACAACTCGATATTAATAGCAACGATTCTTTATATTATGATGAAAAAAGGCCCTTCTTTTTGGATGGAGCATCTTTTTTCAAGACTAACCATTTTAATTTACTCTATACCCGAAATATTGCGGCGCCTGATTATGGAGTGAAATTGACTGGTAAGTCAGACAATCACAGTTATGGCATATTGTTAACTGATGATGAAAATACCAATTTGATTATTCCAAGTAATCAAGGCTCTTCTTTGGCTAATTTAGATGAAAAGTCGAAAGTAGCAGCGCTTAGTTATCAACTCGATATTGGTGAGCAAAATAATCTCGCAATAATGTCTACGCACCGCGAAACTCAAAGTTATCACAATACCGTTTTATCCATCGGTGGTGGTTATTGGTTTAATCCTTCAGATTCGTTGCAATACCAAGTGTCTTATAGCGATACCGAAAACTCTAATGAGTTACAACAGTATTTTTCGTTAGATAAACACCAGCAAGGTGCAGCTTATAAACTCGAACTTAGCCGTGAAAATCGTGATTATCATCTTTATGGCAGTTTAGAGAATGTTGCCACGGATTTTAGAGCTGATTTGGGCTATGAACCAGAAGTTGATTATAAAAATATAACCTTGGGTGGTGGCCAAACGTGGTACGGTGATAATCAAGACATATTAACCTCGTGGGAATATGAAACCGAATGGGATAAGACCTTTGCGCAAAATGGTGATCTATTAGAAGAAGAGTTCGAGTTGATTTTTTTAGTTAAAGGGCAAATGCGTTCTTATGCTAGGTTGGGTTTAACTCATACTGACGAATTTTATTTTGATGATTTTTTTAAACAAAATTCAGCTTATATCCAAGCTGGTTTTTATCCGAGCCAAAATATAAAGTTAACTTTGTTTACTGAATATGGCAGTGAAATTGACTATCATCATGCCAGATTAGGTGATTCGTTTACTTTTGAACCAGACCTTACATGGGATGTGAATAATCATCTTCAAATAGTACTAAGCCACAAATTCAACTATTTAGAGCTTGATGGTGAGCGTTTGTTCACTGCTAATGTCACAGACTTGCGTTTGTATTATAAATTTAACATGCAAAGCATGCTTAAGCTGATTTTACAGTATGAAAATATTGATAAGGATCAACAGCTTTATCAGCGTGAGATCAGTGAAGTGAATAAAGATTACGGGACCCAATTGGTTTATTCTTATAAGCTTAATGCGCAAACCTTATTTTATTTAGGGTACTCTGATACGGGTTATCAAGATGATGATTTGAAATCGTTGCAAAGAAATCAACGCACCTTCTTTACTAAGTTTAGTTACGCATGGCAACTATAA
- a CDS encoding AbgT family transporter — protein MSQSQSFNNNKSNWFNRFLSTIEFMGNLLPHPITLFALFSLAIILFSGIASWFGLTAIDPRPIGTAGREADGIIEVVSLLSAEGLQKIVTGLVTNFTNFAPLGTVLVALLGVSVAEHSGLLSAAMRGMVMGASKRLVTFMVVFAAILSNTASELGYVVLIPLAAMIFHSLGRHPLAGLAAAFAGVSGGYSANLLLGTIDPLLAGITTPAAQMIDPSYVVGPEANWYFMIISTFVIAILGTLVTDKIVEPRLGVYNPKDASVDLDDNQITHLTDIERKGLKYAGFALFIMLGLLALTIVPENGILRHPVEGTVANSPFLQGIVVFIFVTFAIPGFVYGKIVGTMQNDVDVINAMSKSMSAMGVYIVLVFFAAQFVAFFKWTNLGTILAVNGAALLQTLQLTGPEVFVLFILMCAVVNLSLGSSSAQWAITAPIFVPMLMLIGYSPEIIQAAYRIGDSVTNLITPMMSYFGLILAVATKYKKDMGIGTLIATMLPYSIVFFIGWVSLFYIWVFVFNLPVGPNSPIYYQP, from the coding sequence ATGTCACAGTCGCAATCGTTCAATAACAACAAGTCCAATTGGTTTAATCGTTTTTTATCAACTATTGAATTTATGGGCAACTTACTGCCCCATCCCATCACCTTATTTGCTTTGTTCAGTTTAGCAATCATTCTGTTTAGCGGCATTGCTTCTTGGTTTGGTTTAACGGCGATAGATCCTAGACCAATTGGTACAGCCGGCCGTGAAGCCGATGGCATCATCGAAGTGGTTAGTTTACTCAGTGCTGAAGGTTTACAAAAAATAGTGACTGGTCTTGTCACTAATTTTACTAATTTTGCACCGCTAGGGACCGTACTTGTCGCTTTATTAGGGGTAAGTGTTGCTGAGCACTCAGGGCTTTTGTCTGCTGCGATGCGTGGTATGGTTATGGGGGCTTCAAAACGCTTAGTCACTTTTATGGTTGTATTTGCTGCTATTTTGTCAAATACCGCCTCAGAGCTTGGTTACGTGGTATTAATTCCTCTTGCAGCTATGATATTTCATAGTTTAGGTCGTCATCCTCTTGCAGGTTTAGCGGCAGCATTTGCGGGCGTTTCAGGTGGTTATTCTGCTAATTTATTATTAGGAACAATCGACCCTTTACTGGCTGGGATCACAACTCCTGCTGCACAAATGATTGATCCAAGTTACGTTGTTGGTCCTGAAGCTAATTGGTACTTTATGATTATTTCAACATTTGTCATTGCCATTTTAGGTACGTTAGTAACGGACAAAATTGTAGAGCCTCGTCTTGGTGTTTATAACCCTAAAGATGCGTCGGTGGATTTAGATGATAACCAAATAACACACTTAACAGATATTGAGCGTAAAGGTTTAAAGTATGCAGGTTTTGCCTTATTCATAATGCTTGGACTCTTAGCGTTAACCATAGTGCCAGAAAATGGCATTTTGCGTCATCCAGTTGAGGGGACAGTTGCTAATTCTCCCTTTTTACAGGGCATTGTAGTGTTTATTTTTGTTACGTTTGCGATCCCTGGATTTGTTTACGGTAAAATTGTTGGCACTATGCAAAATGACGTAGATGTTATAAATGCTATGAGCAAAAGTATGAGTGCGATGGGCGTTTATATTGTATTAGTGTTTTTTGCCGCTCAATTTGTAGCTTTTTTTAAATGGACAAATTTAGGTACCATTCTCGCGGTTAATGGCGCAGCACTTTTACAAACGTTGCAACTAACAGGCCCCGAAGTATTTGTTTTATTTATTTTAATGTGCGCAGTTGTTAACTTGAGTCTTGGCTCATCTTCTGCGCAATGGGCGATCACAGCCCCGATTTTTGTACCCATGCTAATGCTCATTGGCTATTCGCCTGAAATCATTCAAGCGGCTTACCGTATTGGTGATTCTGTTACTAACTTAATCACCCCTATGATGAGTTATTTCGGTCTCATATTAGCTGTAGCTACTAAGTACAAGAAAGATATGGGGATAGGCACGTTAATTGCGACCATGCTGCCGTACAGTATTGTCTTTTTTATTGGTTGGGTGAGCCTTTTCTACATTTGGGTATTTGTATTTAATTTACCTGTAGGGCCAAATTCCCCCATTTATTATCAACCTTAG